The Nicotiana tomentosiformis chromosome 2, ASM39032v3, whole genome shotgun sequence genome includes the window CCGTTCCTCCTTGTCGCTCCCGTGGGTAGGCATTCCTATTTTAAGGACAATCCCAAATATGTTCATTAGATTagtaattttgttggttgggggggggggggggtgaactAAAAAAGATTTAAATATATGCATGGCAATATTAAAAAATTCACATTATTAATGCAATTTAACTTGTCTTATATTTCAGGTTATTCATCCCTCTCTTTATAGATTGTTATATGCCATCATATTTTAGGTGATATGTATATAGTTTGAAAATTCTTTTACACTTGTAAagaagccaaactaaggaaatcCTTTTTTCAGCTGAGAAGAACTAAAATTGGTATGAAATAAGCATCAAACATAATTTAGCACTTACTTTTTAAGAGTGCTTCTGTCTTCCCTTTCATTTTAACACCTGCAAAGACATGTTGGTCCCTGGATTTACACGTTCCATCGACATTAACATCATCTACCATTGACTCAGCGACCCCCACAAAAATCCACGTGGCTGTCATCTGTTTGTTCAACATGCTCATTGCATAGTACGGGATTTTCCTTCTGCTGCTTCTGTTTCCATTATTCAACTTGCTACGTTCATTAATGAACGTCAAACAATCCATTAAACTTAATCTAGCCAATCCTTTCATGTCATAAGTCTGTGATCTTCGCCACAAACTCTTAATATGAGGCCTCATTTCACCTGATAAACATAGTGCTCGAGTTGTATCACTAATAGCTAGCTCTGCTTCTCCTATAATTAAATGACATTGAGCTCTATTGCTATAAAGAACTATCCTTTCTTTTCTTAATTTTAATGGGCACAAATCCAAAGCCTTCGTATACTTGTTTACAGCTTCTTCAATATCAGCTGACCAAAATTTTCGATTTCCTTCACGTTTTAATATGGCAACCAAAAGCTCTCTTTCCCTTGCTTCTTCTTTGGACATTAATTTatcccttttccttttttctacCTTCAAGTCCCAAATCTCTTCTATAGCTTTTTGTGATCCTTTTCTGTTGAAAACCAATTGACCATACTTAACTTTTGCATAATCTTGTAAGAGTACTTGCGTTATCACGTCACCCATTTTTCTTCTACCTTTAATAGTTCTAAGCTCTACTAAATCAGCAAGAAAAGGAGCAGCAATGTTTGTTACTTCGCTTCTTGTATTTGGATCTTTGAGAAGTAACAAAAGACTTTCAATTGCCCATAATTGCCATTCGTCTGAAGATCTAGAGAGACTACAGATACTTTCGATAATTTCTTCTGATTGTGCTATGTTTCTTCGACCAATTTCACTGTGGCATAGACTTTTGATTAACCCAATGCCAGAGAAAGAATTCTGGCTCTCTAATCCACCCCATATACCACACAACTTCTTAAGAAATTCTTCTTTGCAAATCAAATTGATGCTTCTTTTCTTTCTAACAAAACAATTGAGAAGGTAAAGAGACCAGCTTTGCATTTGGAAAGCCCAAGACTCTGCTTTTTTATTCTCCATTTCTAATCCTCCTAGACCCTTAATCATCAAATGACGATGATATTCTACTCTATCATCACTTTTCTTGACCACAAACTCACTGTAGATAATTCCAATGCATTTCGAAACTATGTCCATAGCTAGCTTCATGATTTCAACTTCGTGGACATTAATGTCTTCAAATGTTCTTCTATGTCTCGCAATGTGACCAAGTGCTCTAACAGCTACTCTTTGCTCAACCCATGTTATCTTTCCTCTTAAAAGCTCTATTAATGGCGAAACTACACCTGATTTAACAGCCAATACAGAAAACCGAGCTTTGTTCATGGTGTAGGAGCCAATAATGTGAGCTGCATAGTAAGGAATATACACATTTTTGCCACTCGAAAGCCATTTTTGGTCATGGATGCACCTGTTGAGAAGTTTAGCCATGCAATAAAAAACGCCGAGATTTGGAAATTCAGGGTCATCAGGTTGAGCCAGAGTAATATTCCATAGGCATCTTAAGGTGATGACAAGTTTTTTATCATCTCTGAGAAGAGGCAAATCTTTGAAGCATTGAGCTATTAATTTTCTTCTGCCAGATGTATCTGTTTTACTAATGGTGCATAACAAGCAACTACTACTGGTGCATGTCATGTTTAAATGAATGGCAGAGTTGTTAGCAGCTGTTTTCTTTGAGGGGTGGGAGTTATGGGAGTTCATTGCTAGCTTTTCTGAGGAGTCAGAGAATGTTCCTACTGGAGTTAATTTCCATGGCAGGTTGTAGTTTTATTAGTtttacttttaattaatttcctgGTTAGTGGGCAGGTAGGGTTTCATTTTCACAAGTTAACCTTAGTCAGCAATGTGTTTTGTCGTTATTCATCTTTAATCGTACATAAATAATACTACCAAGTTGCAACTCCCCCGACccacaaagagagagagagagagggagagaagTGTTTTTGACAAACACGTGGGCTGTATCATGAGACCAGTTCATATGACTCTAAAAGCAGATTTAGACGAAGCTATGAGAATTCTTTTCGGTTTTACCTATGCGCATAAGAtctaaaaatatatacatataatacgaTAACACTCATTCTCAACTGAGCAACTGAACTTTAAATTCGTGTTCATCCAACTATGAGCAGGAATTGTGATGCACGAGTGAAGTAACTAGCAGATGAAATAGTATTAGTACAGAAAataaagattaaagaagaaaaacTGAAGTATAGAATATGATAGCAAGGATGAGACCGTTATGATATTAAGAATATGAGGTCTAAGAAGGAATTAAATATTTATGGTCCGCTCCTATTGAAACCAATGAAGAGGCTTTTTATTTACGTAAGACCTAGCAGCCTCATGGTATCCAGATTTAACTTGAAAATCAAACAAAGTGCAAATCTAGCAGTAGTTTACTTTTTGTTTATAGAACCACAAGTACAAATAGTGTGGGTCTCAAGAAAATGCGGCTAACTCACGAATGAGCTAAAGTAGCTTTTGGGGTCTTTTTGAGTTGAAGCAGAGTTTGCAACTCAGTTCGAAACTGAAGGGCATAGCTTTTGATGGCAAAAATAATCATTACAAATCTAGGATATATAATGCTAACGTGCTTAGTCCAGGTTTACAACATTTGTCTTTATGTCTGTATTCAGGATCTATCTTCGCGTGTGTCTTTCTTTCTTGGTAATCTTTTTTTTCTCCTCAAAATGATTTattatatatttgaaaacaattaattttaaacttctcattttaaTCTTTTTATAAAGAGAAATAGTGTGTCATGTTTAAGATAAAAAGTTTTAAATATACGATCACACAAATTTTATAACATGTGGAATATCATAAGTTtaaaaattctttatttttttaagcgCTGTCCCAAGTTAAATTCTaccaaacaaatttaaaaatccGTGTCAAGTCAAACTATAGCAAATAAATTGAAATGATGGAGTAGCTTTAAAAAATCATAACTATTCAAAAAATATGACGGGCACTATTTTACGAAATATCAAGTAGTAACTCACACATTTTACAAGTAAAATCCTAAATgagatatttttatataatatttgaaatttatctatcaaaattatcctaattttgtatattacccgcctTAAATAAGGATTacttataaattttatacattttattattagtgccttaaattaggggatttattacacccttttccttttttctctcctctcctctttccctattctctctctatatatacaaTTCATTACTAGTGCCTTAATTTAGAGGATTTAGTtagacaatttttttttattaaagtgaaaaaatcgagaaaaatattgaagaacATTACATCATGAATAACTTAGACAATTATAGGCAAGCATGTTTCGTTTCGAAACAAGAAACACttggatttaaattaattttctttcaAAGCTGTTACTTAATTAGTTTCAGCCACGcaaatttttttaacttttaataagaAGGAAAAATTCCTCTTACCCAATGTTGTACGTAAAGgtttttaacttttaataagaAGGAAAAATTCCTCTTTCCCTATGTTATTTTTTAGTTGTGTTTTAAAGGTAATTTCAACTGATTTTCCAAGGGTTTTTAAGCTCTTTGGACTATTTTCAAACAGATTTTTGCGGCTGTTGATGAATGATTTTGGGCTTGGTTTTAGGTGTGAAAGTGGGCGATTTGTCAACTGTTTTGTTGGGTTTAAAAATGGTTTAAGTGGCTGATTTTTGTGGCTGAACACGTGAGTCGAAATTAAGCAAAATGTTCAAAGCCTTCACCTCCGTCGATGTAGTACCAACAACAACATCAGTAGAAATTCGACAATGATAAATTTGTATGGTACAACagtatacaaattaaaaataaaatttcgtacaaatttgaTAAATCTACAACagataaactaaaaataaattttgtacaa containing:
- the LOC104084795 gene encoding uncharacterized protein, giving the protein MNSHNSHPSKKTAANNSAIHLNMTCTSSSCLLCTISKTDTSGRRKLIAQCFKDLPLLRDDKKLVITLRCLWNITLAQPDDPEFPNLGVFYCMAKLLNRCIHDQKWLSSGKNVYIPYYAAHIIGSYTMNKARFSVLAVKSGVVSPLIELLRGKITWVEQRVAVRALGHIARHRRTFEDINVHEVEIMKLAMDIVSKCIGIIYSEFVVKKSDDRVEYHRHLMIKGLGGLEMENKKAESWAFQMQSWSLYLLNCFVRKKRSINLICKEEFLKKLCGIWGGLESQNSFSGIGLIKSLCHSEIGRRNIAQSEEIIESICSLSRSSDEWQLWAIESLLLLLKDPNTRSEVTNIAAPFLADLVELRTIKGRRKMGDVITQVLLQDYAKVKYGQLVFNRKGSQKAIEEIWDLKVEKRKRDKLMSKEEARERELLVAILKREGNRKFWSADIEEAVNKYTKALDLCPLKLRKERIVLYSNRAQCHLIIGEAELAISDTTRALCLSGEMRPHIKSLWRRSQTYDMKGLARLSLMDCLTFINERSKLNNGNRSSRRKIPYYAMSMLNKQMTATWIFVGVAESMVDDVNVDGTCKSRDQHVFAGVKMKGKTEALLKRMPTHGSDKEERLLKTGRLWRRLNSTSRRSKGVIEPLLKRFKGRKSVDIQDKKSNSLLFAKETKDGAI